Proteins encoded by one window of Pseudonocardia alni:
- a CDS encoding putative leader peptide: MCSPISTACPLVNGANSVSSVALSRRPAPPRPSDHGRRRFGRLRHVAHDRSVRFTDPVIALVRRLHIDLGRTAGALCPRS; this comes from the coding sequence ATGTGCAGTCCGATCTCCACGGCATGTCCTCTCGTAAACGGAGCCAACTCCGTTTCGAGCGTAGCCCTCTCCCGGCGACCGGCGCCACCGCGCCCATCGGACCACGGGCGTCGCCGGTTCGGTCGGCTCCGTCACGTCGCGCACGACCGTTCGGTGCGGTTCACTGATCCCGTGATCGCGCTCGTGCGGAGGCTGCACATCGACCTGGGCCGGACGGCCGGGGCCCTCTGTCCCCGCTCCTGA
- a CDS encoding LLM class F420-dependent oxidoreductase, protein MEIGLHIADFTYPAGPTGLADDLSRIAVAAEEQGFSRVSVMDHLWQIRPVGPVETDMLEAYTVLGYLAARTEKVDLLAWVTAVTYRDPGLLVKAVTTLDVLSKGRAMLGIGAAWNDEEATGLGLFFPPTAERFERLEETLRIARQMWSDDDGPFEGAHYRLGATLNTPQPLRRPYPPILIGGGGERKTLRLVAQYADACNLFGGPELERKLDVLRTRCEEVGRDYDEIEKTVMARLDPADPKAAVEELRGYAALGVQHVHTVVPDVAAIEPLRVFGSEIIPAAAEL, encoded by the coding sequence GTGGAGATCGGACTGCACATCGCGGACTTCACCTACCCGGCCGGGCCGACGGGCCTGGCCGACGACCTGTCCCGGATCGCCGTCGCGGCCGAGGAGCAGGGCTTCTCCCGGGTGAGCGTCATGGACCACCTCTGGCAGATCCGGCCGGTCGGGCCGGTCGAGACCGACATGCTCGAGGCGTACACGGTGCTCGGCTACCTGGCCGCCCGCACCGAGAAGGTCGACCTGCTGGCCTGGGTGACCGCGGTGACCTACCGCGACCCCGGCCTGCTGGTGAAGGCCGTGACCACTCTGGACGTGCTGTCGAAGGGGCGCGCGATGCTGGGTATCGGTGCCGCCTGGAACGACGAGGAGGCCACCGGGCTCGGGCTGTTCTTCCCGCCGACCGCGGAGCGGTTCGAGCGGCTGGAGGAGACGCTGCGCATCGCCCGTCAGATGTGGAGCGACGACGACGGTCCCTTCGAGGGCGCCCACTACCGGCTCGGCGCCACGCTGAACACGCCGCAGCCGCTGCGCAGGCCGTACCCGCCGATCCTGATCGGCGGCGGTGGGGAGCGGAAGACGCTGCGCCTGGTCGCGCAGTACGCCGACGCGTGCAACCTGTTCGGCGGCCCCGAGCTGGAGCGCAAGCTGGACGTGCTGCGCACCCGCTGCGAGGAGGTCGGGCGCGATTACGACGAGATCGAGAAGACGGTCATGGCACGGCTCGACCCGGCCGACCCGAAGGCCGCGGTCGAGGAGCTGCGTGGCTACGCGGCACTCGGTGTGCAGCACGTGCACACCGTGGTGCCGGACGTGGCGGCGATCGAGCCGCTGCGGGTGTTCGGGTCGGAGATCATCCCGGCGGCAGCGGAGCTCTGA